The Tistrella mobilis genome window below encodes:
- the phnF gene encoding phosphonate metabolism transcriptional regulator PhnF: MAIDREPGVTLWRQIERVLADEIQRGIMTPGAQLATEHQLAERFGANRHTVRRAIRELKTRGLIRVEQGRGTFVHENVMDYALGPRTRFSANLKAQERRPAGMLLEAAAVAATGRIAEGLGVPEGAPLIYLTTLSFADNVPVSLGRHYLDFERFRGIDEVFRETPSMTLALTRFDIHDYTRGRTRITARMPSAEEAGLLRQPPNRPVLKTEYIDVDVNGRPVQYGITLFAGDRVQIVTDPRHPDAADRTDASTSM; the protein is encoded by the coding sequence ATGGCCATCGACCGGGAACCGGGGGTGACGCTCTGGCGGCAGATCGAGCGGGTGCTCGCCGACGAGATCCAGCGCGGCATCATGACGCCCGGCGCGCAGCTCGCCACCGAACACCAGCTGGCGGAACGCTTCGGCGCCAACCGCCACACCGTCCGCCGGGCGATCCGCGAATTGAAGACCCGCGGGCTGATCCGGGTGGAACAGGGTCGCGGCACCTTCGTGCATGAAAACGTGATGGACTACGCCCTGGGGCCCCGCACCCGGTTCAGCGCCAATCTGAAAGCGCAGGAGCGGCGCCCCGCCGGCATGCTGCTGGAAGCGGCCGCCGTTGCCGCCACCGGCCGCATCGCCGAGGGGCTGGGCGTCCCGGAAGGGGCGCCGCTGATCTATCTCACCACCCTCTCCTTCGCCGACAACGTGCCGGTCAGCCTGGGGCGGCATTACCTGGATTTCGAACGCTTCCGCGGCATCGACGAGGTGTTCCGCGAGACGCCCTCCATGACCCTCGCCCTCACCCGTTTCGACATCCACGACTATACCCGCGGCCGCACCCGCATCACCGCGCGCATGCCCTCCGCCGAAGAGGCCGGCCTGCTGCGCCAGCCGCCGAACCGGCCGGTGCTCAAGACGGAATACATCGACGTCGATGTAAATGGCCGCCCCGTCCAGTACGGCATCACCCTGTTTGCCGGCGATCGGGTTCAGATCGTCACCGACCCGCGCCATCCGGACGCCGCAGACAGAACCGATGCATCGACATCGATGTAA
- a CDS encoding peptidylprolyl isomerase: MTISRRAALGLLAGAAAATGIAGNALAQTNPAPAGAPDPENTLVMTLASGKVLIRLRPDIAPGHVARIKELTRQGFYDGVVFHRVIPGFMAQTGDPTGTGRGGSGKKLKAELSNTPFRRGTVGMARGSDLDSGDSQFFICYDRAGHLDGSYTVWGEVVEGMDLVDRIAPGEPPRRPDRIEKMQVLADAAPK; this comes from the coding sequence GTGACGATCAGCCGACGCGCGGCCCTCGGCCTTCTTGCCGGCGCCGCAGCTGCCACGGGTATCGCAGGAAACGCCCTGGCCCAGACCAACCCGGCCCCCGCAGGGGCACCGGATCCCGAGAACACCCTGGTCATGACCCTTGCGTCGGGCAAGGTTCTGATCCGCCTGCGTCCGGACATCGCGCCGGGGCATGTGGCGCGGATCAAGGAACTCACCCGGCAGGGTTTCTATGACGGCGTGGTCTTTCACCGCGTCATCCCCGGCTTCATGGCCCAGACCGGCGACCCCACCGGCACCGGCCGCGGCGGGTCGGGCAAGAAGCTGAAGGCGGAACTGTCGAACACGCCCTTCCGGCGCGGCACCGTGGGCATGGCCCGCGGCAGCGACCTGGACAGCGGCGACAGCCAGTTCTTCATCTGCTACGACCGCGCCGGCCACCTCGACGGCAGCTATACCGTCTGGGGTGAAGTGGTCGAAGGCATGGATCTCGTCGACCGCATCGCGCCCGGCGAACCGCCGCGGCGCCCCGACCGCATCGAGAAGATGCAGGTCCTGGCCGACGCAGCCCCGAAGTAA
- a CDS encoding peptidylprolyl isomerase translates to MTDTALDPENTLVMTLDHGTVVIRLRPDLAPGHVARMKELAREGFYDGIVFHRVIEGFMAQTGDPTGTGRGGSGKKLKAEFTKTAFERGVIGAARTPDPDSADSQFFICFAPARFLDGQYTVWGEVVEGMEAVDKIARGEPPRKPDAIKSLKVQADIQG, encoded by the coding sequence ATGACCGACACCGCGCTCGACCCCGAGAACACGCTGGTGATGACCCTGGACCACGGGACGGTGGTGATCCGCCTGCGTCCCGACCTCGCGCCCGGCCACGTCGCCCGCATGAAGGAACTTGCGCGCGAAGGCTTCTATGACGGCATCGTCTTCCATCGCGTGATCGAGGGCTTCATGGCCCAGACCGGCGACCCCACCGGCACCGGCCGGGGCGGTTCGGGCAAGAAGCTCAAGGCCGAGTTCACCAAGACCGCTTTCGAGCGCGGCGTGATCGGTGCGGCCCGCACCCCCGATCCGGACAGCGCCGACAGCCAGTTCTTCATCTGCTTCGCCCCGGCCCGCTTCCTCGACGGCCAGTACACCGTCTGGGGTGAGGTGGTCGAGGGCATGGAGGCGGTCGACAAGATCGCCCGCGGCGAGCCGCCGCGGAAGCCCGATGCGATCAAGAGCCTGAAGGTGCAGGCCGACATCCAGGGCTGA
- the recQ gene encoding DNA helicase RecQ gives MTTASKAATRDPAEVLHEVFGYKAFRGLQAEIVDHVTRGGDALVLMPTGGGKSLCYQIPALCRPGVGIVVSPLIALMQDQVEALRQLGVRAAALNSTITFREAMAIEQAMRRGEIDLVYVAPERLLTEPFLRLLDEIEIALFAIDEAHCVSQWGHDFRPEYRRLTVLHEQWRHVPRVALTATADAPTRTDIQTHLDLGQGRVFLSSFDRPNIRYRVAPKETPRQQIKDFLDRHQGEAGIIYCMSRAKVEETATWLTSEGIDALPYHAGLDKDARARNQDRFLKEDGLVMVATIAFGMGIDKPDVRFVIHLDLPKSLEAYYQETGRAGRDGLASEVLMLYGTPDIARIYQLIEASEAADTQKRVERRKVDALVGFCETTRCRRQVLLDYFDEHGTQPCGNCDTCLEPARTFDGTVIAQKALSAVYRTGQLFGAAHVIDVLTGTVTDKVRQFGHDKLSVFGIGSELDKRGWKAVFRQLVAHRLLVVDTAGHGGLRLGDNETCRPLLRGETSLTLREDPAPRRRGRGPARDRSRPERPSLAGEDETMFQALRRLRLALARAQGVPPYVIFHDATLVEMARNRPLDERALAEIPGVASTKLSRYGDAFLAVLQGEDPETVADGF, from the coding sequence ATCACGACCGCTTCGAAGGCCGCGACGCGCGACCCGGCCGAAGTCCTGCACGAGGTCTTCGGCTACAAAGCGTTCCGCGGCCTTCAGGCCGAGATCGTGGACCATGTCACCCGGGGCGGCGACGCCCTGGTGCTGATGCCCACCGGCGGCGGCAAGTCGCTCTGCTACCAGATCCCCGCCCTCTGCCGACCGGGGGTCGGTATCGTGGTCTCGCCGCTGATCGCGCTGATGCAGGATCAGGTGGAAGCGCTGCGCCAGCTGGGCGTGCGGGCTGCGGCGCTCAACTCCACCATCACCTTCCGCGAGGCGATGGCGATCGAACAGGCGATGCGCCGCGGCGAAATCGACCTGGTCTATGTCGCCCCCGAACGCCTGCTGACCGAACCCTTCCTGCGCCTGCTCGACGAGATCGAGATCGCGCTGTTCGCGATCGACGAGGCGCATTGCGTTTCGCAATGGGGCCACGACTTCCGGCCGGAATACCGCCGGCTGACGGTGCTGCACGAACAGTGGCGCCATGTCCCCCGGGTGGCGCTGACCGCCACCGCCGACGCCCCCACCCGCACCGATATCCAGACCCATCTGGACCTTGGCCAGGGCCGGGTGTTCCTGTCGAGCTTCGACCGCCCCAACATCCGCTACCGCGTGGCGCCCAAAGAGACCCCGCGCCAGCAGATCAAGGATTTCCTGGACCGCCACCAGGGCGAGGCCGGCATCATCTACTGCATGTCACGGGCCAAGGTGGAAGAGACCGCAACCTGGCTGACATCCGAGGGCATCGACGCCCTGCCCTATCATGCCGGGCTCGACAAGGATGCCCGCGCCCGCAATCAGGACCGGTTCCTGAAAGAGGACGGGCTGGTGATGGTGGCGACCATCGCTTTCGGCATGGGCATCGACAAGCCGGATGTACGCTTCGTCATCCATCTCGACCTGCCGAAATCGCTGGAAGCCTATTACCAGGAAACCGGCCGCGCCGGCCGCGACGGCCTGGCATCCGAAGTGCTGATGCTTTATGGCACGCCCGACATCGCCCGGATCTATCAGCTGATCGAAGCGTCGGAAGCGGCCGACACCCAGAAACGGGTGGAACGGCGCAAGGTCGACGCGCTGGTCGGCTTCTGCGAAACCACCCGCTGCCGCCGCCAGGTGCTGCTGGACTATTTCGACGAGCACGGCACGCAGCCTTGCGGCAATTGCGACACCTGCCTTGAACCCGCCCGCACCTTCGACGGCACCGTCATCGCCCAGAAGGCGCTGTCGGCGGTCTATCGCACCGGCCAGCTCTTCGGCGCCGCCCATGTCATCGACGTGCTGACCGGCACCGTCACCGACAAGGTCCGCCAGTTCGGCCACGACAAGCTCAGCGTCTTCGGCATCGGCAGCGAGCTGGACAAGCGCGGCTGGAAGGCGGTCTTCCGCCAGCTGGTCGCCCATCGCCTGCTGGTGGTCGATACCGCCGGCCATGGCGGGCTCCGGTTGGGCGACAACGAGACCTGCCGGCCGCTGCTGCGCGGCGAAACCAGTCTGACACTGCGCGAAGATCCGGCGCCGCGCCGCCGCGGCCGGGGCCCCGCCCGCGACCGCAGCCGGCCCGAACGCCCGAGCCTGGCCGGCGAGGACGAGACCATGTTCCAGGCGCTGCGCCGCCTGCGCCTGGCGCTCGCCCGCGCCCAGGGCGTGCCGCCCTATGTGATCTTCCACGATGCGACCCTGGTCGAGATGGCCCGCAACCGGCCGCTGGACGAACGCGCACTCGCCGAGATCCCGGGCGTCGCCTCCACCAAACTCAGCCGCTATGGCGACGCCTTCCTGGCCGTGCTGCAGGGCGAGGATCCGGAGACGGTAGCAGACGGGTTCTGA
- a CDS encoding EAL domain-containing protein → MLSRGLYGRTDRAGPGRNWLISLLLAAAVAGAALALAGGELVARRMSDAALETHLTEMVARSDEVADEVARMLVAANQDMAATCSELDLTLLRQRVFAAHLIRDVGRLSGDHILCTAAWGRLDLSSPLDPPDYLSPSGARVWTASRDQSARRLTTDMIAFGRTIVFISDAAYDFMRNADRLVMSYARSTGRVFRTSEGTPPDPLSVRAVEGGVMLHDQFYASACSRRFDVCIAAAPGDRGILGQPRPVFAGVALLGALAGAASALAATQGRRPKQSIEHDLRRALAAGRLRLVYQPVVRVRDGIVVGAEGLVRWDRPEGGEIPPDIFVPVAERTGLSGELARYVLIRALEEMAPHLTGPGDFRLALNVTTMDLLDSDIFDLLEAETRRLGIAPERIALEITERSTAEYQQLAPAVARYRRRGYRIHIDDFGTGYSSLAHLGELPVDAIKIDRLFTRAIGTGAISASIVPQIFALARLLGAEVIVEGIETEAQACYLAVEHPDALGQGWFFGRPVAAQDFIV, encoded by the coding sequence ATGCTGTCGCGGGGTCTTTACGGACGGACCGATCGGGCAGGGCCTGGCCGTAACTGGCTGATATCACTTCTGCTCGCGGCTGCCGTGGCGGGGGCGGCACTGGCGCTTGCCGGAGGAGAACTCGTTGCCCGGCGTATGTCCGATGCGGCGCTTGAGACGCATCTGACCGAGATGGTGGCACGGTCGGACGAGGTTGCGGATGAAGTCGCCCGTATGCTGGTGGCCGCCAACCAGGACATGGCTGCCACCTGTTCCGAACTCGATCTCACCCTGCTGCGGCAGCGGGTTTTCGCCGCGCATCTGATCCGCGATGTCGGCCGTCTGAGCGGCGATCACATCCTCTGTACCGCCGCCTGGGGGCGCCTGGACCTGTCGAGCCCGCTGGACCCGCCCGATTACCTGTCACCGAGCGGGGCGCGGGTCTGGACGGCGTCGCGCGATCAGAGCGCCCGGCGCCTTACCACCGACATGATCGCGTTTGGCCGGACGATCGTGTTCATCTCCGACGCTGCCTACGATTTCATGCGCAACGCCGACCGGCTGGTGATGAGCTATGCGCGCAGCACCGGTCGCGTTTTCCGCACCAGCGAGGGGACGCCCCCGGATCCGTTAAGCGTCAGGGCGGTGGAGGGCGGTGTCATGCTGCATGATCAGTTCTATGCATCCGCCTGTTCCCGCCGCTTCGATGTCTGCATTGCCGCGGCTCCCGGCGACAGGGGCATACTGGGCCAGCCGAGGCCGGTCTTTGCCGGGGTGGCCCTGCTGGGGGCGTTGGCCGGGGCCGCATCGGCCCTGGCCGCAACCCAGGGGCGGCGGCCGAAACAGTCGATCGAACATGACCTGCGCCGGGCGCTGGCTGCCGGCCGTCTGCGGCTGGTCTATCAACCGGTCGTGCGCGTGCGGGACGGCATTGTGGTGGGGGCCGAGGGGCTGGTGCGCTGGGACCGGCCCGAGGGCGGGGAGATCCCGCCCGACATCTTCGTGCCGGTCGCGGAACGGACCGGGTTGAGCGGCGAGCTTGCCCGCTATGTTCTGATCCGTGCGCTGGAAGAAATGGCGCCGCATCTGACCGGGCCGGGCGATTTCCGCCTCGCGCTCAACGTCACCACCATGGATCTGCTCGATTCCGACATCTTCGATCTCCTGGAAGCCGAAACCCGCCGGCTCGGCATCGCGCCAGAGCGGATCGCGCTGGAGATCACCGAGCGATCGACGGCCGAATATCAGCAGCTGGCACCGGCGGTGGCCCGGTATCGTCGCCGGGGCTATCGCATCCATATCGACGATTTCGGCACCGGCTATTCCAGCCTGGCCCATCTGGGCGAACTGCCGGTGGATGCGATCAAGATCGACCGGCTGTTCACCCGGGCGATCGGCACCGGCGCGATCAGCGCCTCGATCGTGCCGCAGATCTTTGCGCTCGCCCGGCTTCTGGGGGCCGAGGTGATCGTCGAGGGTATCGAGACCGAGGCTCAGGCCTGTTATCTGGCCGTTGAGCATCCGGATGCGCTGGGCCAGGGCTGGTTCTTCGGCCGGCCGGTGGCGGCACAGGATTTCATCGTCTGA
- a CDS encoding DMT family transporter has translation MEAKGATRAEATDPSGSDRRGPFQSGVPQVLTVAAIWGVNFPIAKSVLDQMSPLAFSATRYITGAVLLLILLRLRGVRLHLQRRDILPLIGLGLVGITAFQGFWAAGLHMTSASSAAIVMSAAPIFGAIFGHLTGQKAGLRAWAGILVAFAGVALVVNNSLTGLHLDTGDLAGDLVMLGAAAAWALYSALSRQLLARLGALAVTAWTMLFGALALCLLALPGLADQPWAALGAADWAAWGFSVVFASALAFVWWYEGIARLGVARAMVFTYLTPVIAVAVAVLFLGEDLTLARLLGAVVVITGVRLARRG, from the coding sequence ATGGAGGCCAAAGGAGCGACGCGGGCAGAAGCCACCGACCCGTCGGGCAGCGACCGGCGCGGGCCGTTCCAGAGCGGCGTCCCGCAGGTGCTGACGGTCGCGGCGATCTGGGGGGTCAATTTTCCCATCGCGAAATCAGTGCTGGATCAGATGTCCCCGCTTGCCTTCTCGGCAACGCGTTACATCACTGGCGCAGTGCTGCTGCTGATCCTGCTGCGGTTGCGCGGCGTGCGTCTGCATTTGCAACGGCGCGACATTCTGCCGCTGATCGGGCTGGGGCTGGTGGGCATCACCGCCTTTCAGGGCTTCTGGGCCGCCGGCCTGCACATGACCAGCGCGTCGAGCGCGGCGATCGTCATGTCGGCGGCGCCGATCTTCGGGGCGATCTTCGGCCATCTGACCGGCCAGAAGGCGGGGCTGCGGGCCTGGGCGGGCATCCTGGTCGCCTTTGCCGGTGTCGCGCTGGTGGTCAACAACAGCCTGACCGGGCTTCATCTCGATACCGGCGATCTGGCCGGCGATCTGGTCATGCTGGGTGCCGCCGCGGCCTGGGCGCTGTATTCGGCGCTGTCGCGCCAGCTGCTGGCGCGGCTGGGCGCCCTGGCGGTGACCGCCTGGACCATGCTGTTCGGCGCCCTGGCGCTCTGCCTGCTTGCCTTGCCGGGGCTGGCGGATCAGCCCTGGGCGGCGCTCGGGGCCGCCGACTGGGCCGCCTGGGGATTCAGCGTCGTCTTCGCCTCTGCCCTTGCCTTCGTCTGGTGGTACGAAGGTATCGCCCGGCTGGGTGTCGCCCGGGCCATGGTCTTCACCTATCTGACCCCGGTGATCGCCGTGGCCGTTGCTGTTCTGTTTCTGGGGGAAGACCTCACCCTGGCCCGTCTTCTGGGGGCAGTTGTGGTCATTACAGGTGTTCGCCTTGCAAGGCGTGGATAA